The following proteins come from a genomic window of Nostoc sp. ATCC 53789:
- a CDS encoding NAD(P)H-dependent glycerol-3-phosphate dehydrogenase yields MTNSKSVAILGAGAWGASLANLAAANGHQVRVWSRQGSQTLQIVLEDAQIILSAISMIGVRDVASQVQSFPLSPETIFVTATKGLDPQTTCTPSQIWQTVFPNHAVVVLSGPNLSKEIQLELPAATVVASNIPRAAEVVQLVFSSHRFRVYTNPDPLGVELGGTLKNVIAIAAGVCDGLHLGTNAKAALVTRGLTEMVRIGNDWGAKTETFYGLSGLGDLLATCNSPLSRNYQVGYQLAGGKTLKETLANLQGTAEGVNTCQVLMQRAKQQNIPVPITEQVYRLLQGEITPRQALDELMLRDIKPEYNY; encoded by the coding sequence ATGACTAATTCAAAATCTGTAGCAATTCTGGGTGCGGGTGCTTGGGGTGCATCTCTGGCAAATCTCGCCGCAGCGAATGGTCATCAGGTGCGCGTGTGGTCGCGTCAAGGTTCCCAAACTCTCCAAATAGTGTTAGAAGATGCCCAAATAATCCTATCCGCTATCTCAATGATTGGTGTGAGAGATGTTGCTTCCCAAGTCCAGTCTTTCCCCCTTTCTCCAGAGACGATTTTTGTGACGGCGACCAAAGGCTTAGATCCCCAAACCACTTGCACGCCGTCACAAATTTGGCAAACAGTATTCCCTAACCATGCAGTGGTTGTTTTGTCTGGGCCTAATTTATCTAAAGAAATTCAACTAGAGTTACCAGCAGCAACAGTGGTAGCCAGTAATATTCCCAGGGCTGCGGAAGTAGTGCAGTTAGTATTTTCTTCTCATCGTTTCCGGGTATATACCAATCCCGACCCCTTGGGGGTGGAACTGGGGGGAACGCTAAAAAATGTGATTGCGATCGCAGCTGGTGTGTGCGATGGTTTACATCTAGGAACCAATGCCAAAGCTGCTTTAGTCACCCGTGGACTTACAGAAATGGTTCGCATCGGTAACGACTGGGGTGCAAAGACGGAAACATTTTATGGATTATCGGGTCTTGGAGACTTGTTAGCAACCTGCAATAGTCCCTTAAGCCGCAATTACCAAGTCGGCTACCAGCTAGCTGGTGGTAAGACACTTAAAGAAACTCTTGCAAATTTACAAGGAACAGCCGAAGGAGTGAACACTTGCCAGGTTTTGATGCAACGAGCCAAGCAACAAAACATTCCAGTTCCAATTACTGAGCAAGTTTATCGGTTACTTCAGGGAGAAATCACACCCCGACAAGCGCTTGATGAACTGATGCTACGAGATATCAAGCCAGAGTACAACTACTAG